One segment of Syntrophorhabdus sp. DNA contains the following:
- a CDS encoding LysR family transcriptional regulator: MAMNLNQLRIFYESARQHSFTRAAEHLCVSQPAVSSQIKQLEAITRLRLFTRVGGRTYLTEAGQMLFDYAQKIFQLENEAEQVLDRIRKVQTGTLHIGTTKTYARFLMPNYISMFHALHPGISIHLGEGSSREMMQSLLHMKNELAIVASDRDPRFLNSITFRKENILLVISPEHPLAKMETVTLKEVSRVPLIMREEGSGTRRIVMEAFRNKGLVPTVLYEASNLEFTKELIGRGEGASFIVEPVVQKELAQGLLKKLTVSDVKLSMDAYIVFLNRNDLSRIATSFIDMLVNRPDQAVH, encoded by the coding sequence GTGGCCATGAACCTCAACCAGTTGAGAATATTCTATGAGTCGGCCCGACAGCACAGCTTCACCAGGGCCGCGGAACATCTTTGCGTCAGTCAGCCCGCTGTCTCCTCCCAGATCAAACAGTTGGAGGCTATAACACGCCTCAGGCTCTTCACCAGGGTTGGGGGGAGGACCTACCTGACTGAAGCGGGTCAAATGCTTTTCGATTACGCTCAAAAGATCTTTCAGCTCGAGAATGAGGCCGAACAAGTCCTCGACAGGATAAGAAAGGTGCAGACAGGCACCTTGCACATCGGGACGACAAAAACATACGCGCGCTTCCTCATGCCCAACTACATCTCCATGTTCCACGCCCTTCATCCGGGCATAAGCATCCACCTGGGAGAAGGAAGTTCGAGGGAAATGATGCAAAGCCTTCTTCATATGAAGAACGAACTTGCCATCGTGGCCAGCGACCGGGATCCCAGGTTCCTCAACAGCATCACCTTCCGGAAAGAGAACATCCTTCTCGTCATCTCACCTGAGCATCCGTTGGCCAAAATGGAAACCGTCACTCTCAAGGAAGTCTCCAGGGTCCCCCTCATCATGAGGGAGGAGGGGTCCGGGACAAGAAGGATCGTCATGGAAGCGTTCAGGAATAAGGGGCTTGTGCCAACCGTGCTCTACGAAGCAAGCAACCTCGAATTCACCAAGGAATTGATCGGGAGGGGAGAAGGCGCCTCGTTCATCGTCGAACCCGTCGTGCAGAAAGAACTGGCGCAGGGGTTGCTGAAAAAATTGACAGTAAGTGATGTTAAGCTTTCGATGGATGCCTACATCGTCTTCCTCAACAGGAATGACCTGTCGAGGATCGCAACCTCTTTTATCGACATGCTCGTCAACAGGCCGGACCAGGCCGTTCATTGA
- a CDS encoding AMP-binding protein: MRPIRYTDEMINEFRNDGYWTEEVFSDFWRRNAMELGDREALVDSRYRVTWKEAWKMLNNLASAWVDMGIPKDSRIIIQAPNSVYGFIARIAADRAGIISLTVYPYLREKELIYMVERTEAVAVAIPHIYRKFNYLEMYRELQKTSPYLKYFFLFDEEVPEGAPVGSYSLFKLANEDVDGAKYTALDERRFNACHDVGLLTSTTGTTGLPKLVEWPIASRVCTSKARVDIWRLTRDDITLAIAPHAGGAAGTLTYFAAPLVGAKTVMMEEFEPEGALKLIEKEKATAIGVVPTHLVRMLEVDETGYDLSSLRFIRSAGGYLPPQVAEEAERRFGATITSDLGTQDVGSVSGCTIDDPGEIRRRTVGRMLPGNRMRLLDDEGKEVSDGEAGQLWFRGPHAPAGYYRDPESTAPVFDRDGWTTTGDIVKYSDGCLWIMGRSKDMIIRGGQNIYPAEIEGILNEHPRVANVAIVGYPDREMGERACAFVVLKAGETFSKEEMVAFLKEKKLAAFKLPERLEIVDALPTVGDSGKVDKKVLKTEMEKRVSGG; encoded by the coding sequence GTGAGACCGATCAGATACACCGATGAGATGATCAACGAATTCAGAAACGACGGGTACTGGACGGAGGAGGTCTTCTCTGATTTCTGGAGGCGAAACGCCATGGAGCTGGGAGACCGCGAGGCCCTTGTCGACTCCAGATACCGGGTGACATGGAAAGAAGCGTGGAAGATGCTCAACAACCTTGCCAGTGCCTGGGTCGACATGGGAATACCAAAGGATTCCCGGATAATAATCCAGGCTCCGAACAGCGTCTATGGCTTCATTGCCAGGATAGCGGCCGACAGGGCCGGGATCATATCGCTTACCGTCTATCCTTACCTGAGAGAGAAAGAGCTCATCTACATGGTGGAGAGGACGGAGGCGGTAGCCGTGGCCATTCCGCACATCTACCGTAAGTTCAATTACCTCGAGATGTACAGGGAATTGCAGAAGACCTCACCCTACCTGAAGTATTTCTTCCTTTTTGACGAGGAGGTACCCGAGGGCGCGCCCGTTGGATCCTACTCACTCTTCAAACTGGCGAACGAAGACGTTGACGGAGCAAAATACACGGCTCTCGACGAGAGAAGGTTCAACGCGTGCCACGATGTGGGTCTGTTGACGAGCACGACGGGAACAACGGGTCTCCCTAAACTGGTGGAATGGCCCATCGCCTCACGGGTCTGCACGTCAAAAGCGAGGGTCGATATCTGGCGTCTGACCCGGGACGACATCACGCTGGCCATCGCCCCGCACGCGGGCGGCGCCGCGGGGACCCTCACGTACTTCGCGGCTCCCCTGGTCGGGGCAAAGACGGTCATGATGGAAGAGTTCGAACCGGAAGGGGCCCTGAAGCTCATTGAGAAGGAGAAGGCCACGGCCATAGGGGTTGTACCCACCCACCTCGTCCGCATGCTCGAGGTGGACGAGACCGGATATGATCTGAGTTCGCTAAGGTTTATTCGAAGCGCCGGCGGTTATCTGCCTCCCCAGGTTGCCGAAGAAGCGGAGAGAAGGTTCGGGGCGACGATAACGAGCGACCTCGGGACACAGGACGTTGGTTCCGTGTCCGGGTGCACCATCGATGATCCCGGCGAGATACGCCGGAGGACGGTGGGAAGGATGCTCCCCGGGAACCGAATGAGACTTCTTGACGACGAGGGCAAAGAGGTGTCCGACGGAGAGGCTGGTCAGCTCTGGTTTCGCGGGCCCCACGCGCCGGCGGGGTACTATCGCGACCCCGAATCCACGGCACCGGTCTTTGACAGGGACGGGTGGACGACGACGGGTGATATCGTCAAGTATTCCGACGGCTGCCTGTGGATAATGGGCAGGTCAAAGGACATGATCATACGGGGTGGGCAGAACATATATCCTGCCGAGATAGAAGGCATCCTCAACGAGCACCCCAGGGTGGCGAACGTGGCCATCGTCGGGTATCCGGACAGGGAAATGGGAGAGCGTGCCTGCGCCTTTGTGGTGCTCAAGGCCGGCGAGACGTTCTCCAAGGAGGAGATGGTCGCCTTCCTCAAGGAAAAGAAGCTGGCGGCCTTCAAGCTGCCCGAGAGGCTTGAGATAGTCGATGCCCTTCCCACCGTCGGTGATTCCGGCAAGGTGGATAAAAAGGTGCTTAAGACTGAGATGGAAAAAAGGGTTTCCGGGGGATGA
- the ppcB gene encoding phenylphosphate carboxylase subunit beta yields MKDMRDFIHDAEEVGQLRRVKAEVDWNLELSHIAKLNEEKSGPALLFENVKGYTSPVITSVCTTTQRLALIMGAPLESSLVDLMRYWVEKGKTLVPPKFVDRSQAPCKENIMKGDDIDLFKFPAPHYYPRDGGRFMGTAHFFITKDPDSGWVNLGTYRAQLLARDKIGTQFIKGKHSDIMLKKYAALKKPMPVASIVGCDPLLFLTGAARLSAFLSEYDFAGAVRGGPIEVVRGETVDLPIPATAEIVIEGFVDPETFMEEGPFGEYTGYYSGVGTDKRNFEQVTCVTYRNNPVFWGTTVGRAVTDTHMTMALTYGATLWQQLTDMKIPGIKAVYCPPEGSGRFLAIISMKQMYPGHADQVGTAAISTEMGAYGLKTVIVVDEDIDPWDIPRVLYALSFRFQPNRCQIIKRGRSTPLDPSLPIESRDITGRIIMDATIPYEWKEKPIPVELDPETVKKVEARWSELGL; encoded by the coding sequence ATGAAGGACATGAGAGATTTTATCCATGATGCCGAAGAGGTGGGTCAGCTCAGGAGAGTAAAGGCAGAGGTGGACTGGAACCTCGAGCTTTCCCACATTGCCAAGCTGAACGAAGAAAAGAGCGGACCGGCGCTTCTCTTCGAGAATGTCAAGGGCTACACTTCACCCGTCATAACCAGCGTTTGCACGACGACGCAGAGACTTGCCCTGATCATGGGCGCGCCTTTGGAATCGAGCCTGGTGGATCTCATGCGCTACTGGGTGGAGAAGGGGAAGACGCTGGTGCCCCCGAAGTTCGTGGACAGGTCGCAGGCGCCCTGCAAAGAGAATATTATGAAAGGGGACGACATCGATCTTTTCAAGTTCCCGGCACCCCACTACTACCCCAGGGACGGGGGAAGGTTTATGGGTACCGCCCACTTCTTTATCACCAAGGATCCGGATTCGGGTTGGGTCAACCTGGGGACGTACCGGGCCCAGCTTCTTGCCAGGGACAAGATAGGTACCCAGTTCATCAAGGGGAAACATTCCGATATCATGTTGAAGAAATATGCCGCCCTGAAGAAACCCATGCCCGTTGCGTCTATCGTGGGTTGTGACCCATTGCTCTTTCTCACCGGAGCGGCGCGCCTTTCCGCCTTCTTGAGCGAATATGACTTCGCCGGGGCCGTGCGGGGCGGACCCATAGAGGTGGTGCGGGGCGAAACGGTCGATCTCCCTATTCCCGCGACGGCGGAGATCGTCATCGAAGGCTTCGTGGATCCCGAGACCTTCATGGAGGAGGGTCCCTTCGGAGAGTACACCGGCTACTACTCCGGTGTGGGGACGGACAAACGGAACTTTGAGCAGGTGACATGTGTGACATACCGGAACAACCCCGTTTTCTGGGGGACCACCGTGGGGCGTGCCGTCACGGACACTCACATGACGATGGCCCTTACCTACGGGGCTACCCTCTGGCAGCAATTGACGGATATGAAGATCCCCGGCATAAAGGCTGTATACTGCCCTCCGGAAGGCTCGGGACGGTTTCTCGCCATCATATCGATGAAGCAGATGTACCCCGGGCACGCCGACCAGGTCGGGACGGCCGCGATCTCCACAGAGATGGGGGCCTACGGGTTGAAGACGGTGATTGTCGTTGATGAGGACATAGATCCCTGGGACATCCCCAGAGTGTTGTACGCGCTGAGCTTCCGGTTCCAGCCGAACCGCTGCCAGATCATCAAACGGGGTCGCTCAACACCTCTTGATCCTTCGCTTCCCATAGAATCCAGGGACATAACGGGGAGGATCATTATGGACGCGACCATTCCCTATGAATGGAAGGAGAAGCCGATACCCGTGGAACTCGACCCGGAGACGGTGAAGAAGGTCGAAGCAAGGTGGTCGGAGCTCGGACTTTAA